A genomic segment from Bradyrhizobium sp. ISRA430 encodes:
- a CDS encoding CHASE3 domain-containing protein produces the protein MIPSQRVILGAGLAILLIITAASIGLDVKSRSDAAWVNHTIDVLKKISDLRVQIRRAESAARGYEIYLTPGFNDDFQAARSNIAPALAELKRALRDNSDQVALLEDTGPLIQRRLEIAAEAMRLRAENDRAGIAALQGRAEGRGLMETVMANLDRLSTQEDALLAARTSDSRRTGIVLLGIDVAGAALILLLVALLMRETRRARVQLQSSLHETQAAKELLEAAVAERTEHLVTAHDELRLSVNVLQSTFRSMAEAVLVIDNEGDVLLSNPAAERMLLHRAGMNLRNLRALSDVFQGDGVTPLKPDELPSTRVLRGDAFEELEMVVRPHSGNPPRHLMISGRPMRDAQGNISGAVLVYHDATTSRETERQLHQSQKLDAIGKLTGGVAHDFNNMLTVISGNTETLVASLEQQPELQRVARLIDDAAERCAELIQHLLAFARKQPLKPRDVEINAAITDIAKLLRPTLGEQIQIETALEQGPMTSHIDPSRLTNAVLNMAINARDAMPNGGKLLLETHRVTLDEAYAQANPDVRPGPYVMLAVSDNGTGMPPEVQEKAFEPFFTTKEVGKGSGLGLSMVYGFVKQSGGHIKIYSEEGHGTTIKLYLPPGEGLAEATAPALPAAAGGVETILVVEDDTLVRNFVTAQLQSLGYRTIAAADSKAALQLIEAGEAFDLLFTDIVIPGGISGRELAEKAAKIRPGLKVLYTSGYTDDAVVHHGKLDDGVMLLTKPYRRNQLAEMIRLALSGGGRSPR, from the coding sequence TTGATCCCCTCGCAGCGCGTCATTCTCGGTGCCGGACTTGCCATCCTCCTGATCATCACCGCCGCCTCGATCGGACTTGACGTCAAGTCGCGGTCCGATGCGGCCTGGGTCAATCACACCATCGACGTCCTTAAGAAAATCTCGGACCTGCGCGTCCAGATCCGCCGCGCCGAGAGCGCAGCGCGCGGCTACGAGATCTATCTCACTCCCGGGTTCAACGACGATTTCCAGGCCGCACGCAGCAACATCGCGCCGGCGCTGGCCGAGCTCAAGCGCGCCCTCCGCGACAATTCCGACCAGGTCGCCCTGCTCGAGGACACCGGGCCGCTGATCCAGCGCCGGCTCGAGATCGCGGCCGAAGCGATGCGGTTGCGCGCCGAGAATGACCGCGCCGGCATTGCCGCGCTCCAGGGCAGGGCCGAGGGCCGCGGCCTCATGGAAACGGTGATGGCCAATCTCGACCGCCTGAGCACGCAAGAAGACGCACTGCTCGCCGCGCGCACGTCGGATTCACGTCGCACCGGCATCGTTCTACTCGGCATCGATGTCGCCGGGGCTGCGCTGATCCTGCTCCTGGTCGCGCTTCTGATGCGCGAGACCCGGCGCGCCCGGGTCCAGCTCCAAAGCTCGCTGCACGAGACGCAGGCCGCCAAGGAGCTACTCGAGGCTGCCGTCGCCGAGCGCACCGAGCATCTCGTCACCGCCCACGACGAGCTCCGCCTCTCCGTCAACGTGCTCCAGAGCACGTTCCGCAGCATGGCGGAGGCGGTGCTGGTCATCGACAATGAGGGTGACGTCCTCCTGTCCAATCCGGCCGCCGAGCGCATGCTGCTCCATCGCGCCGGCATGAACCTGCGCAACCTGCGGGCGCTGTCCGACGTCTTTCAGGGCGATGGCGTTACGCCGCTCAAGCCGGACGAGCTGCCGTCGACGCGCGTGCTACGCGGCGATGCGTTCGAAGAGCTGGAGATGGTCGTACGCCCGCACAGCGGCAATCCTCCGCGGCACCTCATGATCAGCGGCCGGCCGATGCGCGACGCGCAAGGCAATATCTCCGGCGCGGTGCTGGTCTATCACGATGCCACCACCTCGCGCGAAACCGAGCGGCAGCTCCACCAGTCGCAGAAGCTGGACGCCATCGGCAAGCTCACCGGCGGCGTCGCCCACGACTTCAACAACATGCTGACGGTGATCTCCGGCAACACCGAGACGCTGGTCGCGAGCCTGGAGCAGCAGCCCGAGCTCCAGCGCGTGGCGCGGCTGATCGACGATGCCGCCGAGCGCTGCGCCGAGCTGATCCAGCATCTGCTCGCGTTTGCGCGCAAGCAGCCGCTCAAGCCGCGCGACGTCGAGATCAACGCCGCGATCACCGATATCGCAAAGCTCCTGCGCCCCACCCTCGGCGAGCAGATCCAGATCGAGACCGCGCTGGAACAGGGGCCGATGACCTCGCACATCGATCCGTCGCGGCTCACCAACGCCGTGCTCAACATGGCGATCAACGCGCGCGACGCCATGCCGAACGGCGGCAAGCTCCTGCTCGAGACCCACCGGGTCACGCTGGACGAGGCCTATGCGCAGGCCAATCCGGACGTCCGGCCCGGTCCCTACGTGATGCTCGCGGTCAGCGATAACGGCACCGGCATGCCGCCCGAAGTCCAGGAGAAGGCGTTCGAGCCGTTCTTCACCACCAAGGAGGTCGGCAAGGGCTCCGGCCTTGGCCTGTCCATGGTCTACGGCTTCGTCAAGCAGTCCGGCGGCCACATCAAGATCTACAGCGAGGAAGGCCACGGCACGACGATCAAGCTCTATCTGCCGCCGGGCGAAGGCTTGGCGGAAGCGACTGCGCCCGCTCTCCCCGCTGCCGCGGGCGGTGTCGAGACCATCCTGGTCGTCGAGGACGATACGCTGGTGCGCAACTTCGTCACCGCGCAGTTGCAGAGTCTCGGCTACCGGACCATCGCCGCCGCCGACAGCAAGGCCGCGCTGCAATTGATCGAAGCCGGCGAGGCCTTCGATCTCCTGTTCACCGACATCGTCATCCCCGGCGGCATCAGCGGCCGTGAGCTTGCCGAGAAGGCGGCAAAGATCCGCCCCGGGCTGAAAGTGCTCTACACGTCGGGCTATACCGACGACGCCGTCGTACATCACGGCAAGCTCGACGACGGCGTGATGCTGCTGACGAAACCCTACCGCCGCAACCAGCTCGCCGAGATGATCCGCCTGGCGCTGAGCGGGGGCGGAAGATCTCCGCGCTAG
- a CDS encoding DMT family transporter, which translates to MHDSTRRAMRPRIAPAGLMFLAITSIGWGFNWPATKFLLAELPPLTLRGVTGVLGAVLLAALALVRRDSLRVQPEIWPRLLIAGVLNVTGWMVLMGLALLWLPASEAALIAYTMPVWASIIAWPVLGERPTLLRTIALVMAFAGLAAIMGGNGFAASEAKLPGIVMALIGSIGFALGTVLLKKYPIHLPPITAAAWQIGVGCLPVAIAGLLLETTHLSLVTPIGWALLVYSTVVQFCIAYVSWFAALSRLPASVAAIGTMAVPVIGVVASALALGEPLGAGQIAALIFTLAGVVLATR; encoded by the coding sequence ATGCATGATTCGACTCGCCGGGCTATGCGGCCGCGCATCGCCCCGGCCGGCCTGATGTTCCTCGCCATCACCTCGATCGGCTGGGGCTTCAACTGGCCGGCGACCAAATTCCTGCTCGCCGAGCTGCCGCCCTTGACCCTGCGCGGGGTGACCGGCGTGCTCGGCGCCGTGCTTCTGGCTGCGCTCGCCCTCGTCCGGCGCGACAGCCTGAGGGTCCAGCCCGAGATCTGGCCGCGCCTGCTGATTGCGGGCGTGCTCAACGTGACCGGCTGGATGGTGCTGATGGGGCTCGCGCTGCTGTGGCTGCCGGCGAGCGAGGCGGCGCTGATCGCCTACACCATGCCGGTCTGGGCCTCGATCATCGCCTGGCCGGTGCTCGGCGAGCGGCCGACGCTGCTGCGAACCATTGCGCTGGTGATGGCCTTTGCGGGCCTTGCCGCGATCATGGGCGGCAACGGCTTTGCGGCGAGCGAGGCCAAGCTGCCCGGCATCGTCATGGCGCTCATCGGGTCGATCGGCTTTGCGCTCGGCACGGTGCTTCTGAAGAAATACCCGATCCATCTGCCGCCGATCACGGCGGCGGCCTGGCAGATCGGCGTCGGCTGCCTGCCGGTCGCGATCGCGGGCCTTCTCCTCGAGACCACGCATCTTTCACTGGTGACGCCGATTGGCTGGGCGCTGCTGGTCTATTCGACCGTGGTGCAGTTCTGCATCGCCTATGTGAGCTGGTTCGCCGCGCTGTCGCGCCTGCCGGCCTCGGTTGCGGCGATCGGCACCATGGCGGTGCCGGTGATCGGCGTCGTCGCCTCGGCGCTCGCGCTGGGCGAGCCGTTAGGGGCGGGGCAGATCGCGGCGCTGATCTTCACGCTCGCAGGCGTCGTGCTGGCGACGCGCTAG